A window of the Equus asinus isolate D_3611 breed Donkey chromosome 20, EquAss-T2T_v2, whole genome shotgun sequence genome harbors these coding sequences:
- the LOC106831715 gene encoding olfactory receptor 52B4-like: protein MTTINHTGVSHTVFHMLGSPGLEHQHMWISIPFFVSYVIALLGNSLLIFIILTKSSLHEPMYLFLCMLAGADIVLSTCTVPQALAIFWFHAGEISLDRCITQFFINHCTFISESGILLVMAFDHYIAICYPLRYTTILKNALIGKIGVIISLRSYCTIFPIIFLLKRLTFCQNNIIPHTFCEHIGLAKYACNDIRVNIWYGLFVIVSTIVLDVLLIFVSYVLILLAVFHMPSQDARHKALNTCGSHVCIIILFYGPAIFTTLTQRFGHYIPPHVHILLANVCILVPPMMNPMIYGIKTKQIREQVAHMWFPKQK, encoded by the coding sequence ATGACTACCATAAATCACACTGGTGTTAGCCACACAGTCTTCCACATGCTGGGAAGCCCGGGTCTTGAGCACCAGCACATGTGGATTTCCATCCCCTTCTTCGTTTCCTATGTCATCGCCCTGCTTGGTAACAGCCTGCTCATCTTCATTATTCTCACAAAAAGTAGCCTCCATGAACCCATGTACCTCTTCCTCTGCATGCTGGCTGGAGCAGACATTGTCCTCTCCACGTGCACAGTACCTCAGGCTTTGGCCATCTTCTGGTTCCATGCTGGGGAGATCTCCCTGGATCGCTGCATCACTCAGTTCTTCATCAACCACTGCACTTTCATCTCTGAGTCAGGGATCTTGCTGGTGATGGCGTTTGACCACTACATTGCCATATGCTACCCACTGAGATACACCACTATTCTCAAAAATGCACTGATTGGGAAAATTGGTGTTATCATATCTCTGAGGAGTTATTGTACAATTTTCCctataatatttcttttgaaaagattGACTTTCTGCCAAAATAATATTATTCCACATACCTTTTGTGAACACATTGGCTTGGCCAAATATGCTTGTAATGACATCCGAGTGAACATCTGGTATGGACTTTTTGTCATAGTGTCAACAATTGTCTTAGATGTCctgttaatttttgtttcttatgtGCTGATTCTCCTTGCTGTCTTCCACATGCCTTCTCAAGATGCTCGCCACAAAGCTCTCAACACGTGTGGCTCCCATGTCTGTATCATCATCCTCTTTTATGGGCCTGCAATCTTCACAACTCTTACTCAGCGGTTTGGACACTACATTCCACCTCATGTCCACATCTTGTTGGCTAATGTCTGCATTCTGGTTCCACCTATGATGAATCCAATGATTTATGGGATCAAGACGAAACAAATTCGAGAGCAGGTGGCTCACATGTGGTTTCCGAAGCAGAAATAA
- the LOC106831716 gene encoding RNA polymerase II subunit A C-terminal domain phosphatase SSU72 like protein 3-like produces the protein MPSSPLKVAVVCMSNINRSMEAHRILRKKGFSVWSFGAGSQVRLPGDAPNLPVVYNFSTTYKEMYNDLLRKDRQHYIRNGILHILRRNERIKPQPERFQECLEAFDVIFTCGESIYDRVVEDLCTREQETFQPVHMIDVDTLEDATLGALLICELCQRLQHADDVEDSLAKLLLAVEEKRGKSFLHMVFFY, from the coding sequence ATGCCCTCATCCCCACTCAAGGTGGCTGTGGTATGCATGAGTAACATAAACAGGAGCATGGAAGCCCACagaatcctcaggaaaaaaggCTTCAGTGTCTGGTCTTTCGGAGCTGGATCTCAAGTGAGGCTCCCAGGAGACGCACCTAATCTTCCTGTGGTTTACAATTTCTCAACCACATACAAAGAGATGTACAACGACCTCCTCAGAAAAGACAGACAACACTATATCAGGAATGGAATCTTACACATCctgagaagaaatgagagaatcaAGCCCCAGCCAGAAAGATTTCAAGAGTGCCTTGAGGCCTTCGATGTCATCTTTACCTGTGGGGAGAGCATCTATGACCGAGTGGTGGAAGATCTGTGTACCAGAGAGCAGGAGACCTTCCAACCTGTGCACATGATCGATGTGGACACTCTGGAGGATGCCACCCTTGGAGCTCTGCTCATCTGTGAGCTCTGCCAGCGCCTCCAGCACGCAGATGACGTGGAAGACAGTCTGGCTAAGCTGCTCCTTGCagtggaggagaaaagaggaaagagctttcttcacatggtcttcttcTACTGA